The Flavobacteriales bacterium genome includes a region encoding these proteins:
- a CDS encoding DMT family transporter, whose amino-acid sequence MNKSLAVHLALFAVAVIYGVNYTVAKGVMPQYLGASGFVLIRIGVAALLFNVVAIFSRKKEKIQSKKDYGQLLIAATFGVAGNMLLFFNGLAHTTEINASVLMQNAPIFVLIFSFFLYKKPVSKQQVAGILIAAAGAILLIGGTKFQFGGETVKGDIMVTLNAISFAMYLVYVTRLLEKYSTLFVIRHLFVFGFFLALPFGLADIVSADYSNFPSSIWISIGYVAILTTFVAYLLNAWAVQRATPALVSSYIYLQPVVAIFVAVNTVNQSLSLEKIIFAGVIFTGVYLVSFNKKQA is encoded by the coding sequence ATGAATAAAAGCCTCGCGGTGCATTTAGCCTTGTTTGCCGTAGCCGTTATTTACGGGGTCAATTATACGGTGGCCAAAGGGGTTATGCCCCAATATTTGGGGGCTTCCGGCTTTGTACTTATCCGAATTGGGGTGGCTGCTCTGCTCTTTAATGTGGTGGCTATTTTTAGCCGTAAAAAAGAAAAAATTCAATCTAAAAAAGACTATGGACAACTATTGATTGCAGCCACATTTGGCGTGGCGGGCAATATGCTGTTATTTTTCAATGGCTTGGCACATACCACCGAAATAAACGCATCGGTTTTGATGCAAAATGCCCCCATTTTTGTGTTGATTTTCTCCTTTTTTTTATACAAAAAACCTGTTTCAAAACAGCAGGTGGCGGGCATACTTATCGCGGCTGCCGGAGCGATATTACTTATAGGTGGCACCAAATTCCAATTTGGCGGCGAAACGGTAAAAGGAGACATAATGGTTACCCTAAACGCCATCAGTTTTGCCATGTATCTTGTTTATGTAACCCGATTGCTCGAAAAATATTCAACTCTTTTCGTCATCAGGCATTTATTTGTTTTTGGCTTCTTTTTAGCTCTACCATTTGGACTTGCCGATATTGTGAGTGCAGACTACTCGAATTTTCCCTCTTCTATTTGGATTTCAATTGGTTACGTTGCAATATTAACCACATTTGTAGCCTATCTGTTGAATGCTTGGGCTGTGCAGCGTGCTACTCCGGCGTTGGTTTCGAGTTATATTTATTTGCAACCGGTTGTGGCAATTTTTGTTGCCGTAAATACTGTAAATCAATCACTTTCGTTAGAAAAGATTATTTTTGCTGGGGTAATTTTTACAGGAGTTTATTTGGTGAGTTTTAATAAGAAACAAGCATGA
- the frr gene encoding ribosome recycling factor: MDDASLKSILDSTKEAMDRAIDHLNKELVKLRAGKASPSMLDGVMVEYYGSHVPLSQVSNVNTPDARTIVVQPWEKNLLHDIERSIINSNLGYNPQNDGQIIIINIPPLTEERRKDLVKNAKKEAENGKVSLRNIRRDSNESIKKLKNNGLSEDMAKDGEAEVQKLTDAFTEKIDAILVVKEKEIMTV; encoded by the coding sequence ATGGACGACGCATCTTTAAAATCAATTTTAGACTCTACAAAAGAAGCAATGGATAGAGCCATTGACCACCTGAATAAAGAATTGGTTAAACTTAGAGCCGGAAAAGCCTCTCCTTCTATGCTTGATGGGGTAATGGTTGAATATTATGGCTCACATGTACCGCTGAGTCAAGTATCAAACGTGAATACTCCTGATGCACGAACCATTGTGGTGCAACCCTGGGAAAAAAACCTTTTGCATGACATTGAGCGTAGCATTATAAACAGCAATTTAGGCTACAACCCTCAAAATGATGGACAAATTATCATTATTAATATTCCTCCACTTACAGAAGAAAGAAGAAAAGATTTGGTAAAAAATGCCAAAAAAGAAGCCGAAAATGGCAAGGTTAGCCTACGCAATATCAGAAGAGATAGCAACGAAAGCATCAAAAAACTAAAAAACAACGGCCTTTCTGAAGACATGGCAAAAGATGGAGAAGCCGAAGTTCAGAAGCTTACCGATGCCTTTACTGAAAAAATCGACGCTATTTTAGTGGTTAAAGAAAAAGAAATAATGACTGTTTAG
- a CDS encoding nicotinamide mononucleotide transporter, with translation MFWEEISIFLTSSSAEWTALVLNLLFVVLLIFERIEAWFFGVMASLLSVFIFIEAKLNSEALLYSVYVILGIYAWLTWKTNSKKQPMPIKKITPKLLLTTFGIGLSVWLFLGWFTSHYTNSELPWADAFSTSFAFVATYLEARKILESWLWWVVLNIFSVWLYTQRDLTIMAWMMAGFAVFSIVGFIAWQRKLTTQTG, from the coding sequence ATGTTTTGGGAAGAAATCAGCATTTTTTTGACAAGTAGCAGTGCCGAATGGACAGCCTTGGTGCTGAACTTGTTGTTTGTGGTGCTGTTGATTTTTGAACGAATTGAGGCTTGGTTTTTTGGTGTAATGGCCTCACTGTTAAGTGTTTTTATTTTTATTGAAGCAAAACTTAACTCGGAGGCCTTGCTGTATTCGGTTTATGTAATTCTTGGTATTTACGCATGGCTCACTTGGAAAACGAACAGCAAAAAACAACCCATGCCCATAAAAAAAATTACCCCAAAACTGCTTTTAACCACTTTTGGTATTGGGCTATCAGTATGGCTTTTTTTGGGATGGTTCACAAGTCATTACACCAACAGCGAGCTGCCGTGGGCCGATGCTTTTAGCACATCGTTTGCCTTTGTGGCCACCTATTTAGAGGCAAGAAAAATTTTAGAGTCGTGGCTATGGTGGGTGGTGTTAAACATTTTTAGCGTATGGCTTTATACCCAACGAGATTTAACCATTATGGCGTGGATGATGGCAGGCTTTGCAGTTTTTAGTATTGTTGGTTTTATCGCTTGGCAACGAAAATTGACTACTCAGACGGGTTGA
- a CDS encoding ABC transporter ATP-binding protein yields MIFSASNISKTFPRSNFNLSVPKIELPEGSIVGVVGENGNGKTTLLNIIAGELLADGQYSYFGSNATGNSNWMELKSQIAFIPQRIPRWFGSLIQNLQLKAALDGIAPTEIDTYLDEILEFLGLMDYKHLKWTEISTGYRLRFELARMLIGKPKLLVLDEPLANLDINTQQKFLSDLKNILKNKDYQTAVILSSQQLHEIETVSDQMIFLRKGQAVFSGSITNLESENEKLVFELQVNHEQLEDFLKYVTHQTWEYKQTGEYIQVMIDKPDENTEKASNDFLTSAIKHGFIIKYFRNISKSTKRLFNQ; encoded by the coding sequence ATGATTTTTAGTGCTTCGAATATTTCTAAAACATTTCCTCGGTCAAATTTTAATCTGAGCGTTCCGAAAATAGAGTTGCCCGAAGGCAGCATTGTTGGCGTTGTGGGCGAAAACGGCAACGGAAAAACTACCCTGCTCAATATTATTGCAGGCGAATTGCTTGCGGATGGGCAATATTCCTATTTTGGCAGCAATGCCACGGGCAATAGCAACTGGATGGAGCTGAAATCGCAGATTGCTTTTATACCACAACGCATACCCAGATGGTTTGGTAGCCTTATTCAAAATTTGCAGCTTAAAGCCGCTTTAGATGGAATAGCTCCAACCGAAATTGATACTTATTTGGATGAGATATTGGAATTTTTAGGGTTGATGGACTATAAACACCTAAAATGGACAGAAATTTCTACCGGATACCGTTTGCGATTTGAACTGGCTCGAATGCTGATTGGGAAGCCAAAATTGTTGGTGCTTGACGAGCCTTTGGCCAACCTTGACATAAACACGCAGCAAAAGTTTTTGAGCGATTTAAAGAATATTCTTAAAAACAAAGACTATCAAACGGCTGTGATATTGAGCAGTCAGCAATTGCACGAAATTGAAACTGTAAGCGACCAAATGATTTTTTTGAGAAAAGGGCAGGCTGTTTTTAGTGGCTCTATAACAAATCTTGAATCAGAAAATGAAAAATTGGTTTTTGAACTACAGGTAAACCATGAGCAATTGGAGGATTTCTTAAAATATGTAACCCACCAAACCTGGGAATACAAACAAACCGGAGAATATATACAGGTAATGATTGACAAACCCGATGAAAACACGGAAAAAGCATCAAACGACTTTTTGACATCGGCCATAAAACATGGTTTTATCATCAAGTATTTTAGAAACATCAGTAAATCAACCAAAAGACTTTTTAACCAATGA